One Desulfomicrobium macestii DNA window includes the following coding sequences:
- a CDS encoding NADH-quinone oxidoreductase subunit NuoE family protein, whose product MTPLTSLTPEQLAKADAVIAEHRDIPGSLITVLRLCQDIAGYFPLELIRHIADGMELPVSKVYGVVSFYSTFSLKPKGRHTVRVCTGTACYVRGVREVLDRVEHRFGVKAGGTCESGRFSLEPVRCLGACGLAPVMVVDRDTHGGVTPDSACAILEEYK is encoded by the coding sequence GTGACCCCATTGACCTCACTCACCCCGGAACAACTCGCCAAGGCAGACGCCGTCATCGCCGAACACCGCGACATCCCAGGCTCCCTCATCACGGTCCTGCGGCTCTGTCAGGATATCGCCGGATATTTTCCGCTCGAACTCATCCGGCATATCGCAGACGGGATGGAGCTGCCTGTGTCCAAGGTTTACGGAGTCGTCTCCTTTTATTCGACTTTTTCCCTCAAGCCCAAGGGCCGCCACACGGTGCGCGTCTGCACCGGAACGGCCTGTTATGTACGCGGGGTGCGGGAGGTTCTGGACCGGGTCGAACACCGTTTCGGGGTCAAGGCCGGGGGCACGTGCGAAAGCGGGCGCTTCAGCCTTGAGCCGGTGCGCTGTCTGGGCGCCTGCGGGCTGGCGCCGGTCATGGTCGTGGACCGCGACACCCACGGCGGGGTCACGCCCGATTCGGCCTGCGCCATTC